The Flavobacterium sp. 20NA77.7 genome includes the window TTCTTCATCAATTTCTTTTAATAATGTTTCAGAAGTCACTTCACCCATTGGCAAACTGTAAACAAAATACGTTCCATAGTCTTCTTGACTATAATTAAAAGCACCTACTTGTAATGCTAATTTTTTATCATCAACTAACTTTTTGTATAATTTTGAACTTTTTCCATCAGATAAATAAGTAGAAATCATATCTAATACTCTAGCATCTCTTGTCTTCATTGATGGTGTTCTATAGGCAGCTACAGTCATTGGAATTTGAACATTTGGATCTTCCCACTTAGCTGAAATTGGCGCTGTTATAGGCGCTTCTTCAAATTTTTGTCTAGCAACTGGTGTTCCTTTTTGTATAGAACCAAAGTATTTAGCGATCCATTCTTTGGCTTGAGTTGTTTCAAATTGTCCTGCTACTACTAAAACCGCATTGTTTGGAATATAGAATTTTTTGTTGAATGCTTGGAATTCTTCTAAAGTGGCAGCATCTAAATGTTCCATTTCTCCAATAGTAGTCCAACGATATGGATGAACTTTGAACATGTTTTGCTTTACAGCCTTGAAAAGATTCCCATAAGGCTGGTTATCAATACGTAATCTTTTTTCTTCTTTAACTACTTCATTCTGAGTATCAACACCTATTTGGTTAATTACAGGATGCATCAATCTTTCCGATTCCATCCAAATAGCTAACTCAAGATTATTTGATGGAAACACTTCGTAATAATAGGTTCTATCATCCGTTGTATTTGCATTATTATTACCTCCATTAGCAGTTACAATTTTAAACCAATCCCCT containing:
- a CDS encoding M16 family metallopeptidase, with the translated sequence MKKTLMALGTMAMLGSTANAQKVAFEEYDLENGLHVVLHQDNSAPVVVTSVMYHVGAKDEQPNRTGFAHFFEHLLFEGTKNIARGDWFKIVTANGGNNNANTTDDRTYYYEVFPSNNLELAIWMESERLMHPVINQIGVDTQNEVVKEEKRLRIDNQPYGNLFKAVKQNMFKVHPYRWTTIGEMEHLDAATLEEFQAFNKKFYIPNNAVLVVAGQFETTQAKEWIAKYFGSIQKGTPVARQKFEEAPITAPISAKWEDPNVQIPMTVAAYRTPSMKTRDARVLDMISTYLSDGKSSKLYKKLVDDKKLALQVGAFNYSQEDYGTYFVYSLPMGEVTSETLLKEIDEEIEKLQTELISENDYQKLQNKFENNYVSSNASVEGIAENLATYYLLYGDINLINTEIEIYHSITREEIRDVAKKFLNSNQRLILNYEPAKEKAQK